Genomic DNA from Spiroplasma alleghenense:
CAGCTTCTTTTAAAATGGCCTTAAATTCATCAACTCCAAATCAGTTTAGATTAAATTGTTGTCTTTGAGTCTCAACTAATTTCTCTTTATGAAAATCTTCATAAACTAATTCTGAAATAGTTTTTTGGTTAACTCAATCTATTTCCTTGGATATATTAGTCAACTTAATTGAACGATTATCATCAATTTTATAATCAAAAGAATGTATTGTCCCTGCTTTAAAATTTGAAGGAAAAATTAAATCAATTATTACCTTTCCATTTTTAGTTAGAATAGACTTAAATTTTTTTATAAGTTTAATTACTTTTTCACGTTCCTCAATTAGACAAATTGTTCCTGTTGGCATTAGTATTGCTTCATATTTTTTTTCAAATTCTGTTTCCACCAAGTCACCCAACAAAAGTGTCGTATTTTCTTTATACTTTAATAAATTTATTTTGCAAATTTCTAACATCTCTTGAGAGTTATCAATTCCTTCAATATCAATTCCTTTTCTCAAAAAGGGGATCAACATTCTACCCGTTCCCACACCCGCCTCAAGAATTTGGCCGTTAATTTCTTTTATTTCTTCATAATAAAATTCCAAGTCACCATCCACTGAATGACCAACCGGTTTTGTTAAGTCATAAATTAATCCACTTAAACTAGGATAATAATTTCCCATTTAAGCCTCCAAAACCGCGCTTCTATTTGCAATGGATTTTGAGTTTTTAACTAATATATTTATGAATCGGCTTGAAAGGATGCCATCAATTGCGACAGAAACCGTCAATGATGCGATAAAAACTACAACTCAATAGATTTCAACTTTACAGTTAATCAAAACTATAATTAATAGCAAGTATAATAAAGCTCTTAATGTCAAAGATGCAATCAAGTAAGAAATTTTAAGGCGGTTCGCAGATATTTTTTCTGTTACCGAAGGTTCTAGTGGGTTTTTTTGAGTTTGTTCTTTAATTTTATTTTTAGGTTTTGGCTTAATTAAAGGTCAAAATGCCAAGGCAATAGGAATAGAAGCAAGCGCGCTAGAATATCTATTAATGGGGAATTCAACTGCGCTTTCAATTATGAAAGATAAAACAATTACAGCTCCAACAGTTAGACTAATTTCGAAAATAAGTTCATTTTTAATCAATAGAGCCTCAATAAGCAAAAAAATTACTAATAAAATAGTAATTAAAGATTTTAAAAATATTTGTATTCAATTCAGTGATTTTGTTAATTTCATTTTATCGCCCCTAATATTAAAAACATTATAGCATATTTAGGTATATTAGGGTAATAGTTATTTATTTAAGATCAGACTCTATGAATTTAACCAGCTCTTTGAGAGCCAATTTATATTTCTTCATTTTTGTGTTTAAAGTAGCTGTACTAATAGGTTCATCAGGGTAAGGAACCAAAGTTTCATCTTTACTTATAATTGCCATTTGCATTGAGAATATCTCCGTTACAAATAGATTTTTGAAAATTTCTAAAATTTCATTAAGTATAGAAATATAACTTTTAGTTATTATTGAAATAACTTCATTTTCTCCACCTAGAGACTTTATTTTATTTAAAAATAATTCTTCAAGAATTGAATTGGTTTCCTTAATTTCATCGACTCCCTTATTTCACAAGCTTTCAATTTGAACTTCTGCCTTAGCAACTTGAGAATCTTTTAAATTTAATTTTAAATCTTGAATAACAGATTTTGGAACTCCAAAACCAAAAACCATTTTATTGCCAAAGTAATTTAAAATAACTTCAACCCTTGCATTCTTTAAAAAATCTTTTGTAATTTTTTTGATATCTTCTAAATCAGTTTTGTAACTATCATTTTTTTGATTTGTTACTACATTTTTTTTATCACGCTTCTTATTTTTTACTATAAGAATTAGACTTATAGTCCCTATTAAAATTGCCGCTATTGCTATGGAAAGGACAATTCAATAAATTTCACTCATAATTTAATCCCTCTCTTATTTCATAACTTTAAAATTATACATCAATTAATTTAAATCAAAAAATTATTTAATAAGTTTATTAAATAATTTATCATATTCAACTAAATCTTCGCGGCGATTAATCAACTGATCATAGT
This window encodes:
- a CDS encoding class I SAM-dependent methyltransferase, with product MGNYYPSLSGLIYDLTKPVGHSVDGDLEFYYEEIKEINGQILEAGVGTGRMLIPFLRKGIDIEGIDNSQEMLEICKINLLKYKENTTLLLGDLVETEFEKKYEAILMPTGTICLIEEREKVIKLIKKFKSILTKNGKVIIDLIFPSNFKAGTIHSFDYKIDDNRSIKLTNISKEIDWVNQKTISELVYEDFHKEKLVETQRQQFNLNWFGVDEFKAILKEAGFIDIKVIINYGMKRVLNLKTVTIIAK